A single Lactuca sativa cultivar Salinas chromosome 8, Lsat_Salinas_v11, whole genome shotgun sequence DNA region contains:
- the LOC111912101 gene encoding CASP-like protein 1F2: METMTREPNLFRSQWWKTFFKIAQVGLRILVTGFATTSIATMLTSNQEIYMPYDETYIAVAKAHYSYSSGLWYKLLVDAVLGVFSLLSSILAYKMTKFSHTEPKTTLHFFLLLLDVVMTVLTISGCAAASAVGMVGLRGVEKPGISWTPICPLARRFCGMITLSVASSYASFTCMMALTFLSACKLMLLATH; this comes from the exons ATGGAGACCATGACAAGGGAACCGAATCTTTTCAGGAGTCAATGGTGGAAGACTTTCTTCAAAATTGCACAAGTTGGTCTACGAATTTTAGTAACCGGATTTGCAACAACTTCTATTGCCACGATGTTGACTAGCAATCAAGAAATCTACATGCCTTACGATGAGACATATATAGCAGTTGCGAAAGCCCATTACAGTTACTCATCAGGATTATG GTACAAACTGTTAGTAGATGCAGTGTTAGGTGTTTTCTCTCTACTCTCATCGATTCTAGCTTACAAGATGACCAAATTCTCTCATACGGAACCTAAAACAACTCTTCACTTTTTCCTGCTTCTCCTTGATGTG GTGATGACGGTGTTGACTATCTCAGGATGCGCGGCAGCATCGGCCGTGGGGATGGTGGGGCTACGAGGGGTTGAAAAGCCAGGGATTAGCTGGACTCCAATATGTCCACTCGCCAGAAGGTTCTGTGGCATGATCACCCTCTCCGTTGCATCATCTTATGCTTCATTCACTTGCATGATGGCACTCACTTTCCTCTCAGCATGCAAGCTCATGCTACTAGCAACACACTAA